The Salminus brasiliensis chromosome 14, fSalBra1.hap2, whole genome shotgun sequence genome contains the following window.
GCTCCGAGGGGTCCGTGTGGGAGGCTATGGCTTTTGCATCCCACTATGGCCTGGACAACCTGGTGGCCATCTTGGATGTGAACCGTCTGGGTCAGAGCGAGGCTGCCCCGCTGAAACATGATACAACCGCATTCCAGGAGCGCTGCAAGGCTTTTGGGTGAgagtcttctctctcttctctgaaGTTCCCTTTTTGTAGTTTGTCACTTCCTCTTAATTTGAACTGAACATGGCTGTCATGTCCTAAACACATTTGGTACCTTTTTATGATTCAATGTAATTTGCTTTGTCAGCTGGAACACCTATGTGGTGGATGGCCATGATGTGGAGGAGCTTTGTAAGGCTCTCTGGCATGCAGAGCGCTTCAAAGGGAAGCCCACTGCCATTGTTGCCAAAACCTTCAAGGGTAAAGGACTCAAAGGTGAGTCAGTATTTAAATCTGAGTGAGACAATCCTAACTAATGTTTTATATTGTGATGCCATCTTAAAATAATGTACCAGTCTTATCATAATCTAATAGCTACTATGTGCTTCTTTGTCCAGGCATTGAGGATAAAGATAACTGGCACGGCAAGCCCATCTCTAAGGACCTTGTGGATTCTTTGCTTGCTGATCTTCAGGGTCAGATTCAGGCCCCTAATAAACACCTCCAGCCTGAGCTGCCCAGTGAGGATGCAGCTCCTGTAGACCACACTCCAATCCAGCTGCTCTCTGCTCCAGAATACAAGCTTGGAGACAAGGTGATGAGTCACACTGATTTATGGTGTATTGACtcaaacattattattaatgctTTAGTTTTTCACTCATTATGTAGTATGCATGTTAGTTTGATAGCAGTTaccaacatttattttatatattctaaATAAATGTTAAGCGTAAACATGTGTATGTAAAACCAGCATTTTGCTGTTATTCTTGGCACAGATTTCTACCAGGAAAGCCTATGGTGTGGCTCTAAAGAAGATGGGTGATGCCAGTCAGCGAATTGTGGCTCTAGATGGAGATACCAAAAACTCCACATTTTCTGAGACCTTCAAGAAAGCCCACCCTGAGCGTTACATTGAGTGCTTCATTGCTGAGCAGAACATGGTGTGTGAGCCTGTGCTTATTTTTGTTGTCGTTAACACCCTTGTTGAAAATGCTTGGCCCTAGTTATCAGTAATCCGAGAGGTTCATTGTAGGTGAATCTGAAATGGAGTTTGTGGGACGCTGTTGTAAGCTAAGGGTGTGGAGATTGTGCACAAAAGAGCCAACCTCACCCTGTTGAACTATAATCAGCTGCAACTCTGTAATCTCTTACAGTTCAGTCATTGGCTTACTACTTATCACTCAAGTGCTTGCTCAATAGGACATGACTTCAAACAAATCCTCTGTCTGCTAATCACTCCTTTTCAATCAAACACAAGGCCACTCTTCTGCAGCAATATGCAGTCATCTGAGGAGAGAAGCATTTTAGGATGTGCTGCTGAGTAATATGCTGGATCTTTATTGTCTTCAGTGATTCAGTTATTTAATTGTTCTTCTACACAGACAAGCGTGGCAATTGGTTGTGCCACTCGGGACCGCACTATTCCGTTTGCCAGCACGTTTTCTGCCTTCTTTTCCCGTGCCTATGACCAGATCCGTATGGCTGCCATTTCCCAATCCAACGTCAACCTTGTAGGCTCCCACTGCGGTGTCTCTATCGGTAAGACATTTCTATAATATCTCTGTTTTTAActatacactacatgtacaaAAAAGGGATGCaccttttaataatttaattcagAAGTTTTAGTTTTCAGTCCCCTTTGCCACATGTGCATAAAATCAAGCGTTTGCAAACGTTAGTGGAGGAGTAGGTTGTTCTAAGGTACTCTGAGTTCCAGTACTGTAATAGCCATTGTACCATTGATGCAACAAGTCGGTCTAAATACATAGAAATGGTgttgaaaagtggaagtgttcAGGGACCACAGTAGCTCAGCCACAAAGTGACAGACCATGTTAAGTTAGAGTGGGGTTGGTGAGTGCTGAGTCAATAACTGTTTTTATTGTGCTTAGGTGAAGATGGCCCCTCTCAGATGGCATTGGAGGACCTTGCAATGTTCCGTGCTATCCCAACATGTACAGTGTTCTACCCCAGTGATGGTGTGTCCACTGAGAGAGCTGTGGAGTTGGCAGCAAATACTAAGGTACGTGCCACACATCTGGCTAAATACTTGTGCatttaaattcagttacttttggCTATATGCTAGTTTTGGAAAGCTGGGTAAATTATAAGGAGAGTTAGATACTGTAACATGTACAGTATGTGGTGGCTTTTTGGTCAGTTCTCTGGGGGGCTGAATTCAAAGTGCACATCTAGCTCTGTGAAACTGATGAGGTTCATTATTACATCCTTTTTCAGGGCATCTGTTTTATCCGGACCAGCCGGCCAGACACAGCAGTCCTTTATGAGTCAGGAGAGAAATTTGAAATCGGCAAGGCCAAGGTGAGTCCCCAAACCAGACTCCTGCTGGTTTTGATGTATATGTTGTAAACATGCATTGAGATCCTCAGGTATGTGCTACATATTCAAGCAGTAGATCTTCGAGTCATTTGACAGCTGAATGTAAAAACTGCTTGGaatactgtatacacacacccacagcctCCTGTTATAGCATTGtgaatgtgcatgtgtatgtctGTTTAAAGTGCTTCAGCGTTTAATTCAATGTCTGTCCTGTAGGTGGTGCGCGAGTCTAGCACTGATCAGGTGACTGTGATTGGAGCTGGAGTTACCCTGCATGAGGCCCTCGCTGCACATGACCAACTGGCCAAAGAAGGTTAGAGCGCCCTCTGTTGATGTTTGAGCAAAtataatacttttttatatatatatatatatatattattttttttttttaattattattattattattattttttttttttgtacatttccaTGTATAGCCTTCCATGCTATTCAGACAAGCCAGGCACTTAATTCTTTTGTCTTTTAGGTGTGAACATCCGTGTGATTGATCCATTTACCATTAAGCCCCTGGACGCAGCAACTATTGTGGCTAATGCTCGTGCCACTGGAGGCCGAGTGATCACAGTGGAGGATCACTACAAAGAGGGTAAACTGCTTTCTGGTCTTGCTGAGGGTTGTAGAGCAGGGTTTGAGCAAAGCACTCACTGAACTGTGCTGgacagcagggattttggctttttcagtggtgtgtgtgagaattGTTTTTGTCCATTTCCTCCCATCAAACTGCTATGAAACACTTTATGGCATTAATTTACTGCAGAAGA
Protein-coding sequences here:
- the tktb gene encoding transketolase-like protein 2, with the protein product MESYHKPDEKTLQGLKDIANKLRIHSIKATCASNSGHPTSCCSAAELMSVLFFHAMRYKAEDPRNACNDRFIMSKGHAAPILYAAWAEAGYVKEADLLNLRKLDCELEGHPTPKLAFVDVATGSLGQGLGAACGMAYTGKYFDKSSYRVYCLLGDGECSEGSVWEAMAFASHYGLDNLVAILDVNRLGQSEAAPLKHDTTAFQERCKAFGWNTYVVDGHDVEELCKALWHAERFKGKPTAIVAKTFKGKGLKGIEDKDNWHGKPISKDLVDSLLADLQGQIQAPNKHLQPELPSEDAAPVDHTPIQLLSAPEYKLGDKISTRKAYGVALKKMGDASQRIVALDGDTKNSTFSETFKKAHPERYIECFIAEQNMTSVAIGCATRDRTIPFASTFSAFFSRAYDQIRMAAISQSNVNLVGSHCGVSIGEDGPSQMALEDLAMFRAIPTCTVFYPSDGVSTERAVELAANTKGICFIRTSRPDTAVLYESGEKFEIGKAKVVRESSTDQVTVIGAGVTLHEALAAHDQLAKEGVNIRVIDPFTIKPLDAATIVANARATGGRVITVEDHYKEGGLGEAVLAAVGEEPGIVVQRLAVDRVPQSGKPQELLDMFGISAKCIVAAVRRTFAN